A part of Maridesulfovibrio hydrothermalis AM13 = DSM 14728 genomic DNA contains:
- the xseA gene encoding exodeoxyribonuclease VII large subunit, which yields MRIFSVTDITRAVKDVLETEFPFIWVKGQVTNLARPASGHIYFTLTDGDAGLSVVWFKGNQRSGAGESVNPLTGEVEEGGSLELEDGMEILCAGHMNVYPPRGVYQLVAELVQEQGVGDLKLAFEAMKRKLAEKGYFDDERKMEIPDSPKRVAVVTSPSGAAIRDFLKIAETRGTGAEIRIYPSLVQGDLAPAQIADALDQAGGDGWAEVVVLIRGGGSLEDLWAFNTESVADAIFRSTIPVVCGVGHEVDVSIADYVADKRVATPSHAAQELWPRRETLMQILDELELGLVRSYENFIDVRESRFDTLRKGLTWLSPAQRIERLLSSFEEEEQRLGRAVDGFFAKKDLDVENQDRRLAGAFGEDRILRMQQDAAALADRLERAGNSFFCGKNAEFENVMTSLRILDPESPLERGYSLVTVEKSGAFLRNPDEVAHGDSIRVRVKCGEVRARVVTE from the coding sequence ATGAGAATATTTTCAGTCACTGATATAACACGTGCTGTAAAAGACGTATTGGAGACCGAGTTCCCTTTTATCTGGGTAAAGGGGCAGGTTACTAATCTGGCACGTCCTGCGTCCGGCCATATTTATTTTACACTGACTGATGGAGACGCGGGGCTTTCTGTTGTTTGGTTCAAAGGCAATCAGCGCAGCGGGGCCGGTGAGAGCGTTAATCCTTTGACCGGCGAAGTTGAGGAAGGCGGATCACTTGAGCTTGAAGACGGCATGGAGATTCTTTGCGCCGGACATATGAATGTTTATCCTCCGCGCGGTGTTTATCAGCTGGTTGCCGAACTGGTTCAGGAACAGGGTGTAGGTGACTTGAAACTTGCTTTTGAAGCCATGAAACGCAAATTGGCGGAGAAAGGATATTTTGACGATGAACGTAAAATGGAAATTCCAGATTCTCCTAAACGGGTGGCGGTAGTAACTTCTCCGTCCGGAGCGGCGATTCGGGATTTTTTAAAAATTGCTGAAACGCGTGGAACCGGAGCGGAGATACGTATTTATCCATCGCTTGTGCAGGGCGACTTAGCTCCGGCGCAGATTGCTGACGCGCTTGATCAGGCCGGAGGCGACGGATGGGCTGAGGTGGTAGTGCTGATTCGCGGAGGCGGTTCGCTGGAAGATCTGTGGGCTTTTAATACCGAATCAGTGGCTGATGCCATTTTCAGGTCTACCATTCCCGTGGTTTGCGGGGTGGGGCATGAAGTGGACGTTTCCATTGCGGATTACGTGGCTGATAAACGAGTTGCTACGCCTAGTCATGCTGCACAGGAGCTTTGGCCCCGGCGCGAGACTTTGATGCAGATTCTGGACGAGCTTGAACTCGGGCTGGTGCGCAGTTATGAGAATTTTATTGATGTGCGGGAATCCCGCTTTGATACTTTGCGAAAGGGGCTGACTTGGCTATCTCCGGCTCAGCGTATTGAAAGGCTTTTATCTTCTTTTGAAGAGGAGGAGCAGAGGCTCGGGCGCGCTGTTGACGGCTTTTTTGCAAAGAAAGATCTGGACGTTGAAAATCAGGACCGCAGGCTTGCGGGAGCTTTTGGTGAAGACAGAATTTTACGCATGCAGCAGGATGCAGCCGCACTGGCTGACAGGCTGGAGCGTGCGGGGAACAGCTTTTTTTGTGGCAAAAATGCTGAATTTGAGAATGTAATGACCTCGCTCAGAATATTAGATCCGGAAAGTCCGTTGGAGCGCGGATACAGCCTTGTTACCGTGGAAAAGAGCGGTGCATTTTTGCGTAACCCGGATGAGGTTGCTCATGGCGACAGTATACGGGTGCGGGTGAAGTGCGGTGAAGTGCGGGCCAGAGTTGTCACTGAATAA
- the ispG gene encoding flavodoxin-dependent (E)-4-hydroxy-3-methylbut-2-enyl-diphosphate synthase yields the protein MINRKKTREIFIGDVGIGGDNPIRVQSMCNTDTRDALSTRAQIDALAEAGCEIVRVAVPDEAAAKALPQIRKGSPVPLVADIHFDYRLALAAIEAGIDSLRINPGNIGGEDKVDSVVAAAKERKVPIRIGVNGGSLDKALLARYGGPTPEAMVESALEHVALLEKRNFYDTKISLKSSSVLNTISAYKLLSEKVDYPQHVGITEAGTLVRGAVKSAVGLGILFWEGLGDTMRVSLTHDPVAEVGVAWEILRALGLRERGPEIVSCPTCGRTEIELIELAQQVEENLRGVEESFTVAVMGCVVNGPGEAREADIGIAGGRGLGIIFRKGKVIRKVKGDENLLPEFMKEIESFLEEKRGK from the coding sequence ATGATCAATAGAAAAAAGACCCGTGAAATATTCATCGGTGATGTTGGAATTGGCGGCGACAACCCGATCAGGGTCCAGTCAATGTGCAACACCGACACTCGTGATGCTCTATCCACAAGGGCGCAAATTGACGCGCTGGCTGAGGCCGGATGTGAAATTGTGCGTGTTGCTGTGCCTGACGAAGCTGCAGCTAAAGCCCTTCCGCAGATCCGTAAAGGTTCTCCTGTTCCGCTGGTGGCTGATATTCATTTTGACTACCGTCTTGCTCTTGCAGCTATAGAGGCAGGAATAGATTCGCTGCGTATAAATCCCGGTAATATCGGCGGTGAAGATAAAGTTGACTCCGTTGTCGCTGCTGCCAAAGAGCGCAAAGTGCCCATCCGTATCGGCGTGAACGGAGGGTCGCTTGATAAGGCTCTGCTGGCCAGATACGGCGGTCCGACTCCGGAAGCAATGGTGGAAAGCGCGTTGGAACACGTGGCTTTGCTGGAGAAAAGAAATTTTTACGATACTAAAATATCGCTGAAATCTTCATCTGTTCTGAACACCATTTCAGCATATAAACTGTTGTCTGAGAAAGTTGATTATCCGCAGCATGTAGGTATCACTGAAGCAGGAACTCTGGTGCGCGGAGCAGTAAAATCCGCTGTGGGACTGGGGATTTTGTTCTGGGAAGGACTGGGCGATACCATGCGTGTTTCGCTCACTCACGATCCTGTTGCAGAAGTTGGGGTAGCGTGGGAAATTCTGCGCGCTCTGGGATTGCGGGAACGCGGACCGGAAATTGTATCCTGCCCGACTTGCGGCCGGACCGAGATTGAACTCATCGAACTTGCGCAGCAGGTTGAAGAAAATCTGCGTGGTGTCGAGGAGTCCTTTACCGTTGCAGTCATGGGGTGCGTGGTGAACGGTCCCGGAGAAGCGCGTGAAGCTGATATCGGCATTGCCGGTGGACGTGGACTGGGCATTATTTTCCGTAAAGGTAAAGTTATCCGCAAGGTAAAAGGCGATGAAAATCTGCTGCCTGAATTTATGAAAGAAATAGAATCATTTTTGGAAGAAAAGAGAGGAAAATAA
- the xseB gene encoding exodeoxyribonuclease VII small subunit → MKDERTFEEKLERLKKIVAALERGDLPLEEGVTLFKEGQQLSRNCADQLAVARNEVKSVVGGMLEDFEVNDENKDIADDS, encoded by the coding sequence ATGAAAGATGAAAGAACTTTTGAAGAAAAACTCGAACGGCTTAAAAAAATCGTAGCCGCTCTTGAAAGAGGTGATTTACCGCTTGAAGAAGGGGTAACTCTTTTTAAAGAAGGACAGCAGCTTTCCAGAAATTGCGCTGACCAGTTGGCTGTCGCCCGTAATGAAGTGAAATCAGTTGTTGGCGGGATGCTCGAAGACTTTGAAGTTAATGATGAAAATAAGGATATAGCTGATGACAGTTAA
- the dxs gene encoding 1-deoxy-D-xylulose-5-phosphate synthase, whose amino-acid sequence MSKNDASCGCGEFPLLQKIKNPAEVKELSKEQLVQLAEELRQCIINTVSKGGGHLAPSLGVIELTLALFSCFDLDKDRLVWDVGHQAYAHKILTGRYENFHTLRQKDGISGFPRMAENSYDHFGVGHSSTSISAALGMAFASDIEGDGRNCVAVIGDGSMTAGQAFEGLNQAGGMKRKMVVVLNDNEMSISTNVGALSAYLSRKLSHPVMNRFKKDFESLLKQIPKIGDDLAMYAKRGEDSFKSFFTPGMLFESLDFTYLGPIDGHNLQELIDVFEQVKKIDSPVLVHVLTTKGKGYTPAEDNPTYFHGVGSFEPETGRAKKFKGGLPSYTEVFGKTLCKLAEKDDKIVAITAAMPEGTGTSPFREQFPERFVDVGICEQHAVTFAAGLATMGYKPAVAIYSTFLQRSYDQVVHDVCLQNLNVNFFLDRGGLVGADGATHHGVFDISFLRHIPNIVCMAPKDEAELARMIATAIDYDGPAAVRYPRGVGIGTILEENPRILEIGEGELLRDGFDGVIITVGSRVWPAIEAVEELDEEFGKAVAVFNTRFIKPLPEKQILELASRFKKILIVEENAKAGGFSSAVIEILVDNNAIDGHEIKRLGIPDEFIEHGTQQELRGELGIDKNGMKKSMLELLSK is encoded by the coding sequence ATGAGTAAAAATGATGCTTCATGTGGATGCGGTGAATTCCCTCTTCTGCAAAAAATAAAGAATCCTGCTGAGGTTAAAGAGCTGAGTAAAGAACAACTGGTTCAACTCGCGGAAGAACTCAGGCAGTGTATCATAAATACAGTATCCAAAGGCGGCGGTCATCTGGCCCCTTCGCTTGGAGTAATAGAGCTTACTTTGGCTCTTTTCAGTTGTTTTGATCTTGATAAAGACCGTCTGGTTTGGGACGTGGGTCATCAGGCTTATGCTCATAAAATTTTGACCGGGCGTTATGAAAATTTTCATACCTTACGTCAGAAAGACGGCATCAGCGGTTTCCCTCGTATGGCGGAAAACTCTTATGACCACTTCGGCGTGGGGCACTCCAGTACGTCTATATCCGCAGCTCTGGGCATGGCATTTGCCAGCGATATTGAAGGCGACGGACGTAACTGTGTCGCAGTTATCGGTGACGGCTCCATGACTGCCGGACAGGCTTTTGAAGGGCTGAATCAGGCTGGTGGCATGAAACGCAAGATGGTTGTTGTTTTAAATGATAACGAAATGTCCATCTCCACCAATGTCGGGGCGTTGTCCGCTTATCTCAGCCGTAAGCTTTCACATCCGGTTATGAACAGATTCAAGAAAGATTTTGAATCCCTCCTCAAGCAGATTCCTAAGATCGGTGACGACCTTGCTATGTATGCCAAGCGCGGGGAGGATTCCTTCAAGAGTTTTTTCACTCCGGGAATGCTTTTTGAGTCGCTGGATTTCACTTATCTCGGTCCTATTGACGGCCATAACCTGCAAGAGCTTATCGATGTTTTCGAGCAGGTTAAGAAAATTGACTCTCCTGTTTTGGTTCATGTGCTGACCACTAAAGGAAAGGGATATACTCCTGCTGAAGACAATCCTACCTATTTTCACGGAGTAGGCAGCTTTGAACCGGAAACCGGTCGGGCCAAGAAATTTAAAGGCGGGCTTCCGTCTTATACTGAAGTTTTTGGTAAGACTCTTTGCAAGCTGGCCGAGAAAGATGATAAAATTGTTGCCATAACTGCCGCCATGCCGGAAGGGACAGGTACAAGTCCGTTTCGTGAGCAGTTTCCTGAACGTTTTGTGGATGTAGGAATCTGTGAGCAGCATGCAGTTACTTTTGCCGCAGGTCTTGCTACTATGGGTTACAAACCGGCTGTTGCGATTTATTCAACATTCCTGCAACGTTCTTATGATCAGGTAGTGCACGATGTCTGTCTGCAGAATCTGAATGTAAATTTTTTCCTTGATCGAGGCGGACTGGTCGGTGCTGATGGTGCTACCCATCACGGTGTATTTGATATTTCATTTTTGCGCCATATTCCTAATATTGTGTGCATGGCTCCTAAAGATGAAGCTGAACTTGCCCGTATGATCGCTACCGCTATCGATTATGATGGTCCGGCGGCAGTGCGTTACCCCAGAGGGGTCGGCATCGGTACTATTCTTGAGGAAAATCCCCGTATTCTTGAAATAGGTGAAGGGGAATTGCTTAGAGACGGATTTGACGGTGTGATCATTACTGTAGGGTCCAGAGTCTGGCCGGCAATTGAAGCGGTGGAAGAACTGGATGAAGAGTTCGGTAAAGCAGTTGCGGTTTTCAATACCCGTTTTATCAAGCCTCTGCCTGAAAAGCAGATTCTTGAACTGGCATCCCGCTTCAAGAAAATTCTCATTGTGGAGGAAAATGCCAAGGCTGGCGGATTCAGCTCTGCTGTGATTGAGATTCTTGTGGACAACAATGCTATTGACGGTCATGAGATTAAACGTCTCGGAATCCCTGACGAGTTCATCGAACATGGAACCCAACAGGAACTTCGCGGTGAACTTGGTATCGACAAAAATGGTATGAAAAAATCGATGCTTGAACTGCTCAGTAAATAA
- a CDS encoding proline--tRNA ligase → MRLSRYYIPTLKEDPSDAEVVSHKLLMRAGMIRKVTSGIYNYLPLGLKSLNKVAAIVREEMNRAGALEVLMPMVQPGDLWQETGRWDYYGKELLRVKDRHGRDYCLGPTHEEVITDLVRGEVKSYKQLPLNLYQIQTKFRDEIRPRFGLMRGREFVMKDAYSFDKDEAGAEKSYGLMFEAYKKAFSRIGLKFRPVQADSGAIGGDFSHEFHVLADTGEDTIAVCSDEKCGYAANLEKAKIAAPAGEDVCNAECPAIEEVATPGKHTVEDVCKFLGISADKLVKTMLFTVDGEPVAALVRGDRELNDVKLRNLAGGNEIEMATEEQVKEWTGAPVGFAGPVGLKVERIFADHELCSSTDWIAGANKGDTHIQHLSLGRDCKIEKFADLRVITESDPCPECGAKIEFTKGIEVGHVFKLGSKYSKAMEAVFLDENGKTQPMVMGCYGIGVSRIVASAIEQNNDDNGAIFPPTIAPFELCVISLGGKDEAVNEKAGELYNQLMEMGIDAAYDDRKERPGVKFADADLIGYPMQLVLGGKGLKNGIIEAKNRKTGEKVELPLEGFTEAFSAWRREIWQSWGLEAK, encoded by the coding sequence ATGCGTTTAAGCCGTTACTACATACCTACATTAAAAGAAGATCCTTCCGATGCGGAAGTTGTTTCACATAAACTGCTCATGCGTGCGGGTATGATCCGCAAAGTTACCAGCGGTATCTACAATTATCTGCCGCTGGGACTTAAGTCACTTAATAAAGTCGCAGCCATTGTGCGCGAAGAAATGAATCGCGCCGGAGCACTCGAAGTACTTATGCCTATGGTGCAGCCCGGTGACCTCTGGCAGGAAACCGGACGCTGGGATTACTACGGTAAAGAACTGCTCAGAGTAAAAGATCGTCATGGCCGTGACTATTGCCTCGGCCCCACTCACGAAGAAGTTATCACCGACCTCGTGCGCGGCGAAGTAAAATCCTACAAGCAGCTGCCTCTTAATCTGTATCAGATTCAAACCAAATTCCGTGACGAAATTCGTCCCCGTTTCGGTCTTATGCGTGGTCGTGAATTTGTTATGAAAGATGCTTACTCTTTTGACAAAGATGAGGCCGGAGCAGAAAAATCTTATGGTTTGATGTTTGAAGCATACAAAAAAGCTTTCTCCCGCATCGGTCTGAAATTTCGTCCGGTTCAGGCTGATTCCGGTGCCATCGGCGGTGATTTTTCTCATGAGTTCCATGTTCTTGCCGATACCGGTGAAGATACCATTGCTGTATGTTCTGATGAAAAATGCGGATATGCTGCCAACCTCGAAAAAGCTAAAATAGCCGCACCGGCAGGCGAAGATGTTTGCAACGCGGAGTGTCCGGCTATTGAAGAAGTGGCAACCCCCGGTAAGCATACCGTGGAAGATGTCTGCAAGTTTCTCGGAATCTCTGCTGACAAGCTGGTTAAAACCATGCTCTTCACTGTTGACGGTGAACCTGTTGCAGCCCTTGTGCGTGGTGATCGTGAACTTAATGATGTTAAACTGCGCAACCTCGCAGGCGGCAATGAAATCGAAATGGCCACCGAAGAGCAGGTTAAAGAATGGACCGGTGCTCCTGTAGGTTTTGCCGGACCTGTCGGTTTGAAAGTTGAGCGTATTTTTGCCGATCATGAACTCTGCTCTTCCACTGACTGGATTGCCGGAGCCAATAAAGGCGATACCCACATTCAGCATCTGTCTCTCGGGCGTGATTGCAAAATAGAAAAATTCGCCGATTTGCGTGTCATTACCGAATCCGATCCCTGTCCCGAATGCGGAGCGAAGATTGAATTTACCAAGGGAATCGAAGTTGGACACGTATTCAAGTTGGGTTCAAAATATTCCAAAGCAATGGAAGCTGTTTTTCTGGATGAAAACGGTAAGACCCAGCCAATGGTAATGGGGTGTTACGGAATAGGCGTTTCCCGCATTGTCGCTTCTGCCATTGAACAGAACAATGATGACAACGGGGCCATTTTCCCTCCGACCATCGCTCCTTTTGAACTTTGCGTAATATCTCTGGGCGGAAAGGATGAAGCCGTCAACGAAAAAGCCGGAGAGCTGTACAATCAGCTCATGGAAATGGGCATAGATGCAGCTTATGATGATCGCAAAGAGCGTCCGGGTGTAAAATTCGCCGATGCAGACCTGATCGGTTATCCCATGCAGCTCGTACTTGGTGGTAAAGGGCTTAAGAACGGAATAATTGAAGCCAAGAATCGCAAGACCGGCGAGAAAGTTGAACTGCCCCTCGAAGGTTTTACCGAAGCTTTCAGCGCATGGCGTAGAGAAATCTGGCAGTCCTGGGGACTTGAAGCCAAATAA
- a CDS encoding M23 family metallopeptidase gives MNHSKKIRVVFLTFIIFMLCASTALASVFLAYPKKVGLGEPFMVRVTSDNFLESVVILWKGASVRPEIKKWKGRFVALAMLGTDVLFDKTGKAKLVVKVVSEGKERKFGRTVQINKKKYKIQRLTLPEKMVTPPETVYKKIAKDRVEVKKAKETVSAKRKWFVPFQRPTKGAQSSPYGAQRILNGKPKNPHRGLDFRGAKGTAVKAMADGKVVLVGDHYYAGNSVYLDHGNGVITMYFHLSRIDVKQGEIVERGQIIGGIGSTGRVTGPHLHMSVSVQGKLVDPAYVLYKTTDQLLGVSSR, from the coding sequence ATGAATCATAGTAAAAAGATCAGAGTTGTTTTTCTTACCTTCATTATATTTATGTTGTGTGCTTCCACTGCACTGGCTTCGGTTTTTCTGGCCTATCCTAAAAAAGTGGGGCTGGGTGAACCTTTCATGGTTCGGGTTACTTCAGATAACTTCCTTGAATCGGTTGTTATTTTGTGGAAAGGGGCGAGCGTAAGGCCCGAGATTAAAAAATGGAAGGGACGCTTTGTTGCTCTTGCAATGCTTGGAACGGATGTTCTTTTTGATAAAACCGGCAAAGCTAAGCTTGTAGTCAAAGTGGTATCAGAAGGTAAAGAACGCAAGTTCGGGCGCACCGTCCAGATAAATAAAAAGAAATATAAAATTCAGCGTCTGACTCTGCCTGAAAAAATGGTGACTCCGCCTGAAACCGTTTACAAAAAGATTGCCAAGGACCGTGTTGAAGTTAAGAAAGCCAAGGAAACTGTATCTGCTAAGCGAAAATGGTTTGTTCCATTTCAGAGACCGACAAAAGGTGCACAGTCCAGTCCTTACGGGGCGCAGCGTATTTTAAACGGCAAGCCAAAGAATCCTCATCGCGGACTTGATTTTCGCGGAGCCAAGGGCACAGCTGTTAAAGCTATGGCTGATGGAAAGGTTGTACTGGTCGGAGATCATTATTACGCAGGAAACAGTGTTTACCTTGACCACGGCAATGGGGTTATAACGATGTATTTCCATCTTTCGCGAATAGATGTTAAGCAAGGCGAAATTGTAGAGAGAGGACAAATCATCGGCGGCATCGGTTCTACCGGACGCGTGACCGGTCCTCATCTGCATATGAGTGTGTCTGTGCAGGGAAAATTAGTTGATCCGGCATATGTGCTCTATAAAACAACAGATCAGTTGCTCGGTGTCAGCAGCCGTTAG
- a CDS encoding phosphoadenosine phosphosulfate reductase family protein, whose product MTEITATCPLDAKITHSAGLMSGMLEMYDPARIAVAWTGGKDSTVVLALLREVMKAKGLETPLALSIDTGVKFSEVMAFRDRLALEWGVEVKVIRPDVDIKLYPVAEDPVTCCADLKIKPLQKAIEDFEIDLLLTGIRRDEHPSRAGRKYLEVRNDPDHTLLNPILEWTEMDIWSFTTMHRIPHCELYDQGYRSLGCKPCTALAGSGSEREGRSAGKEKNLELLTSLGYF is encoded by the coding sequence TTGACTGAAATTACTGCAACCTGCCCGCTTGATGCTAAAATCACACATAGCGCAGGGCTGATGTCCGGCATGCTGGAAATGTATGATCCCGCTCGAATCGCTGTGGCGTGGACCGGAGGAAAAGATTCAACGGTCGTACTGGCCTTATTGCGCGAGGTAATGAAAGCAAAGGGGCTGGAAACTCCGCTGGCATTATCAATAGATACAGGGGTAAAATTTTCCGAAGTAATGGCATTTCGGGACAGACTCGCTCTTGAATGGGGCGTTGAAGTGAAGGTCATTCGTCCTGATGTGGATATTAAATTATATCCTGTTGCAGAAGATCCGGTAACATGCTGTGCGGATTTAAAAATAAAGCCATTGCAAAAGGCCATAGAAGATTTTGAAATAGATTTGCTGCTGACCGGAATCAGACGTGATGAGCACCCCAGCCGGGCTGGACGCAAGTATCTGGAAGTGCGAAATGATCCGGATCATACACTTTTGAATCCGATTCTTGAATGGACTGAAATGGACATCTGGTCGTTTACAACCATGCACCGGATTCCCCATTGTGAATTATATGATCAGGGTTACCGCTCACTAGGCTGTAAGCCCTGCACCGCACTTGCCGGAAGCGGCAGCGAACGGGAAGGACGCAGCGCAGGCAAGGAAAAGAACTTGGAACTGCTTACTTCATTGGGATATTTTTAA
- a CDS encoding uracil-DNA glycosylase, giving the protein MDIMRLNFRCTTYEADDSWKKFFTLIRLVELDKISAAIGNDFTPPENKVLRFCEIDLSQIKVIVLGQDPYPQQDVATGRSFEVGDIKSWAELKRNASLVNILKLLHKNYLGADDVVGIAEIRADIASGRFPVLPPKKLFSYLEEQGVLFLNTALTCKIMDSGSHTEIWRGFTSELLKFISVNNPEAKWLLWGKDAQEFASFVPAGQKMTSYHPRLHDKKEGSFLGENHFAKCPEITWVE; this is encoded by the coding sequence ATGGATATTATGAGACTTAATTTTCGCTGTACAACATACGAGGCTGATGATTCGTGGAAAAAGTTTTTCACCCTTATAAGGCTGGTGGAGCTTGATAAAATAAGTGCCGCTATCGGTAATGACTTTACACCCCCTGAGAATAAAGTTCTGCGTTTTTGCGAAATTGATCTTTCACAGATAAAAGTGATCGTCCTCGGGCAGGATCCTTATCCGCAGCAGGATGTAGCAACAGGAAGATCATTTGAGGTGGGTGATATTAAAAGCTGGGCAGAGCTGAAGCGCAATGCTTCGCTAGTGAATATTCTCAAACTGTTGCATAAAAATTATCTCGGAGCGGATGATGTTGTCGGCATTGCGGAGATCCGTGCAGATATTGCCTCTGGCCGTTTCCCGGTTCTGCCGCCTAAAAAATTATTTTCATATCTTGAAGAGCAGGGCGTTCTTTTCTTGAACACGGCTCTTACTTGTAAGATTATGGATTCCGGCAGTCATACTGAGATCTGGCGTGGTTTCACCTCAGAACTGCTTAAATTTATTTCAGTTAACAATCCTGAGGCAAAATGGCTCCTTTGGGGCAAAGATGCGCAGGAGTTTGCTTCTTTTGTTCCTGCCGGGCAAAAGATGACCAGCTATCATCCCAGACTGCATGATAAAAAAGAAGGTTCTTTTCTGGGCGAGAATCATTTTGCAAAGTGTCCGGAAATAACCTGGGTAGAGTAG
- a CDS encoding polyprenyl synthetase family protein, translating into MTVKEKLAVHAADVEKYLGECLDDLSIPEGLLESMKYSLMAGGKRLRPVLVLVWAQMLGAKKEAVLPFAASLEMIHTYSLIHDDLPAMDDDDLRRGKPSNHKKFDEATAILAGDGLLTEAFGFMTKADAPPADVVEAIALMAKSAGSAGMVGGQVVDVSYTGRDGVTLEELRVMHSMKTGALILSACKSGAILAKGAGATADDVRRAEEYGRLIGVAFQIVDDVLDVVGDEASLGKPVGSDEEMGKSTYPTLIGLEESKELARKYVDEAVELLEPYSGEEADFLAELAQYIVDRVY; encoded by the coding sequence ATGACAGTTAAAGAAAAACTCGCAGTGCATGCTGCTGATGTTGAAAAATATCTGGGTGAATGTCTTGATGATCTCAGCATTCCAGAAGGGTTGCTTGAGTCTATGAAGTACAGCCTGATGGCAGGCGGAAAACGTCTGCGTCCTGTGCTCGTGCTGGTATGGGCGCAAATGCTCGGTGCGAAGAAAGAAGCTGTATTGCCCTTCGCCGCCAGCCTTGAGATGATCCATACTTATTCTTTGATTCATGACGACCTTCCGGCCATGGACGATGATGATCTGAGAAGAGGTAAGCCTTCCAATCATAAAAAATTTGACGAAGCCACTGCAATTCTTGCCGGTGACGGACTGCTGACCGAAGCTTTCGGTTTTATGACTAAAGCGGATGCACCGCCCGCTGATGTGGTTGAAGCTATTGCACTTATGGCCAAATCTGCCGGAAGTGCAGGTATGGTGGGCGGACAGGTCGTTGACGTTAGTTATACCGGTCGAGATGGTGTTACTCTTGAAGAATTAAGAGTTATGCATTCTATGAAGACCGGGGCACTTATTCTTTCTGCTTGTAAATCAGGTGCAATTCTGGCTAAAGGTGCAGGGGCGACTGCTGATGATGTGCGCAGAGCGGAAGAATATGGACGTCTTATCGGCGTGGCATTCCAGATTGTTGATGATGTTCTGGATGTTGTCGGCGATGAAGCTTCTCTGGGCAAGCCTGTCGGCAGTGATGAGGAAATGGGTAAGTCTACTTATCCCACTTTGATAGGCCTTGAAGAAAGTAAAGAACTGGCCCGGAAATATGTGGATGAAGCAGTTGAACTGCTGGAGCCTTATTCCGGTGAAGAAGCTGACTTTTTGGCTGAACTGGCCCAGTATATAGTTGATAGAGTTTATTAA